attattccaatgtggttcaacgggctagtaaataactTATGTCCATGAAAGTTtagttaaaagcataaatggcaagttcaagtgagttataagagttaagagtaTATTACGTTACCCATTGAGAATCAACATTTCAGTaagagaaaagtaagtcataattatgagttatctaattaaacaagtaagtgaatgagtaagagatcaagtaaagaggaaattaaagattatgttacttgttattattatttgtgtttactgttgctatttatttacttgtaaacttactaagcattatgcttactttgttcattttctttttatatagcaTTATTAATCAAAGTCGAGGATCCTAAAGACGTCgggatcgtccacactatcaaccacaacgactcggtattttatgatgaactatgtttgaactatggcatgtatagggacttacttattttgaaggttgtattatgattttgctaaagaatgatgtgtaaatatctaatgatgaatggttgtcaaaatggctaagtatgaaggtgtttgttgttatacatgtctatgtaataaattatgcatagaaatcatgaaagagtaataatttgcaaagaaacagatttcaaacagcagcagtgacatgattttgaaaaatcacttaggATATTATAAGATGAATTAGAGGGTTTATGATATATAGAatgaaatcttgttgagtctattttcatgaaaaaataacggtttagcaaaaggaattttatattttgagatatgtgaattttggtgagacagggtcagaactatttttggagtcccctgttctgagtttagaaaatcactaaaaattgtacaaaaatatttataagttttaatttatatttatagattccttattgagtctattttctgtagaaacaagtgagaacaccatatgaaaatcctacgataagaaaacttatttttagaggaaagaggtcaggacagtcgagtGGTGAAATAAGGGGGACTTcaactaataaaatatatgaattgtatgaatcaaaaattctaaaaaaatttatggtaagaagatatatgtgtctagttttagggaaaatttacagatttaaatttcgagttccgTAGCTCGAGGTATAAATGATTTAATGACTGCTGCGCGAGTGGATAACTTTATCATAAATagtgagataaattttaaaagcaaatttttatgccccgaactaataagttaagtaaagcaatgcctcgagctcgactcCAGCTACGGTATCGGGTAGGAGGTGTTACATTAATGAATGGTTGAAATTGGTATATTTGAAAGTGATGCTTGGAAGTATGCTTGGAATATGTAGTTGAAACTTGATTATTGTTGTTCATGCTAAAGGCCTATTACTCATTAATGCATATAAGGTGTAGAAAAGTATGTATTGAATTTGTATGGCATGTCTTAATGTGTTTTGAAATAGGTATATTTGGCAATTGAAAGAATGTAATGCaatgaattgattttgaatACGTTGAACTCATGTTTGTGTTGGCTTTGATTGGAATGGTTAAGTGACTTGTTTGACATGAAATGGTATGGACTTGAGTTGGTTTTGAATGGTATAAGGTTATGTGAACCATTTAGGTAGTATGCACCTTTATGAATAAGAACCAAATGGTGTTTTTGCCAAAAATAGGGACCTTGTCTTGACCATAAAAGTCCAACATTGGAACGTGGTGTTGACAGTGAGTGACGTAGTAACGTTGGTGTGTTCAAAGTCGCGACGTGACTTATTGAGTTGGCGACGTCACGACGTAGAGATTGTGAGGTCGCAACATTgaccttaaatttttaaaactttacaatttagtcctaattcaaGCCCAtgtaaaaaaaagaactttCGTAAGCTCGTGTAGGACCCAAAAATGATTATGTAATACATTATGTACTTGAATgctatttatttacatatttaaatgataaaatgttgAGTAATGATTTGAATTTACTAAATTGGTAGTTGTAACATCTCGTAGCTCGGACCCGACAACTGCGTCGGGTATGGGATGTTACAACTTAGAaagatattaattaatagtATTGAGAAATGACTTATATGAGCCTTAGTTAAATATTGATGAAGTTGAATTATGAAAGGAGTAAAGTATACTTTTCAAAGACTactatataaattgaatttttgtactaataaaaatgaaagtgaaaatgaaaatgatgaggTTAAATAGTGGTCATTGGATCACCATTAAATCTTTAATGATTGATCCTAGGCATTGAAGgtaatttttggtgaaaaaatCTAGAGAAAACTTAGAAGTCTTCACCTTTTCCAACCattagaagaaaataaagttgggtgctttctttttcctcattttCTTATTCTATTGCTCTTGAAATTTTCATGCAAAGTGTTCCCTCATCTAGCAAAACTACTATTTAGGTCATTACTTAAATGAATTGAAgcttgattctaaaaaaatgGAGTAAATAAGAGTTAGGTTAGGAGTTGGTTAGAAGCTAGGTAGAGAGCTAAGTGGAGAGAAGtgctaaatttaaattaagcattctacctttgtaatttatattatatatgctatatgtgaaattaatatTAGTACATGTTAAGTTTTGAAGAGAAAGCAGCTGAGAAAAGAAGTggaaacaaatgaaaagaaatgatagATTGAAGAAGTGTTGAAGGATTTTGAAGATAGCTTGGGATAATTATGTAAGCTctctatgatttttatttagattagtACTTTGCTTGAgttatatgttatattatatttatatatatatatatatatatatagtgaactaattatgttaaatttttagtgaATGATATTAACTATGCTATATGGTTTGGTTCttatttgtgtgtgtgtgtgtgtgcatatatatatcaaatattatgtTGTTGTGAAAGAGTAACGGTTCATATATTAGAGTATTATAGAGTTTATGtatgaaatttggtttaaaaatcAAACGTGGTGTTGAAAGATTCAATGGTGTAAATTTCTGAAATTGTGAGCGTTGTTGCTACATTGGCTAGGTAATGTTGCAACGATAATGGTCTACTTTTGCAAGTTGAGCAAAGTTAATAAGGAACATCACGACGTTGGCAAAGTAATGTCGCAGTGTTGAAAAACATACATGTGCAAGTCGAACAAGTTAGAGTAAAACATCTTGCTATCAGCATTGGAACATCGTGATGTCAAGAACAAAATAAAGGAACATTGTAATGCGTGCTAATTATGTTGTGATTTGGACAAGCATTTTAAGACTGAATGTTACGTGTTTGTAATTAATATTCATTAAGTAGTTCTAAGAATAATGTATAGTTGAGCAAATGAAAATTGGTTGTGAATGGTATAGATAATCACTTgtgaataaaggaaaaaatattagattataaTGTAATATTGCCTTTGTACACTTGGTGTGAATAGCTATTTGATATAATTGACATGCCAATAAAGAACGGATAACAATACCAAATTATATGTGTACAGGATATGCGTGAGTACGAAGATATTTGTTTGAAATTAGATGAACTTTGTACAAAATGGTGTGGTGAAAGTATTTATATGTAAACATATGTACCAATGATGGGGTAGAAGGATAAAAATTGTTCAATGGTGTGGTGGCTGGAATAGGAACTCTATATATCTGACTTGGATATTTCCTCAAGGTTTACTAAGTGCCACAAAATGaaactttgtttttatttaaaggGAATAATTGTATTGTGGTTTGAATGGTTTATTTGTGAATGAATGATTTTGGTTTCATAGAGTGGCCAATTTTCACATGTCTTGAAAATCTTAAAAGTTTGTGCTAATGTTTAAGTCATAAATGATGCATGTTGATATGTGAactatatataattgtttaaatatttaaattattttgatttagtttaaattaaCATTTGGGCAAATTGGAATCATACTATCACTAAGTAAAGATTTGTTTAGTACATTGGATTTATTTTCTATGTGTAGGTTGACGGCATGATTGAGAAAAAGGTAGTTGAAATTTAAATTGAGTTAGAGTCACATCGATTAAAACTGCTATAggtaattttcaagttagattattgtttataatttgacatgtacatataaacTATTTACGTATACATGAGTCGACATAGAAAAATATGATCATATATATACTTTGGATAAGTATTGTGTTTTAAAGAAATAACATTAAGACCGTTGAGAGTTTATATTTCTACATTTGTTTGATATCTTATATGTGTTTATACTATTTGATATGAAGTTTATAGATTACATATTTAGTATTTGATTGGATCCATGATTTGAAAACTATTTAGAAGTTTATTGAGACTCTTATACGAGTGTTATGAGAACTAGTTCATTAGAACAAATTGTAGATACTATTTGACATTGAATGTGATCGTTTACTTGGAATCATCGATGATTTTAATAAGGTAAGTTATAAAACTCTTATAATTAATTCTTTTCTCTCATCATGACTTCTAATGTTACCAGTTCCGATCTACTTATTATTACCAAGTCACTACCTTCACGATTCAAAATGAATTTAGCGCAACTACCCAATTCCCTCCACCTGTCCTACCCCTACCTCTTAATCCACCAATTGAATCTCACCCACAACCCTCGCCCCAAGCACAATAATCATGCATCACTCCCCAAACACAAACTTGAGAATTGGTTCCTAAACCTCCGAGAAATAACATTGTTGATTGTAAATGGTTGTATAAAATAAAGACCATTGATGGCTAAGGACACATAGCGTTTAGATATCTTGCACAGCACATTCAGTCTTGTGGCCAAACCAACTATAGTGCTCAAAATAGCAATTTAGAATCGTCCTTCAAGACACTGAATGAAGAAGTGTTTATGATGCAACCGCTAAGATCTATTGACAAAAACCGAAATTTGTTTTTAGACTTCTAAGCTGTTTCTATTTACTGTTATTGTTAACACTTGGAATTTAGTTCAATctacgtaattaaacaatgAATACTTATTGATTCTTCACAtggggaagaaaaagaaaacttccCTTTAGTTTTCATAAATacgaataaaacaaaaataatgttttccaactttaaaatttcattccgaaccctaaattaaactaaaattgaaataaacaaaagataaattacATGCTATATAAGAGAGTGTAGAAACACTCGAGTTATTCCTTTCCCTTCTTTTTCCTTGCCCCACTTCATTACCCAAAAAAccacaaataaaatttagtaaattaagcAGTGCCATTAATTGAATGGACAAGGGcatacataataaataaatgcaagTGGAAGACTCACCGACGATTCCTTTATGTCCGTCTATCCAAATTCCATAAGCACATACTAAATATCCcctttttaattatcttttgcATTTCCCATCTtaccatatatatttataaaatataatgctGGAGAAATTGGAGTTATAAGGggagaagaaaacaaaacaaaacaaaactaacTAGTGCTGTATTTAAAAAAGAAGCTATTTTCCTTATACAACTCTGCCCTGTCCACCATGACACATTCATACAAGTTTACATGGTAATACAAACTTGTTGAAATGTTGAGGTCAAATCCGGAACAGAAAGCAgcaacaagaaagaaaaaatggtaaaaacCTTTACCTTACAATCTATGGAGAACACACATATATGCATCTCAATGGGTACTCCATGGGATATAAAAGCTAGTTGAATGAGATACCAAGCCAGCTTGCTAGTCTGTCCACGAGGCTCAAGGTCAGTGGTGCCAGCATACGGGTAACCTTTGGCAGTGCTGGATAACTGAGTGTCCCAACTATGAACCAATTGAAACTCAATAGGGCAACTGCATCAGAAGCAGGTTTGTTCTTTATACTGAAGAAAAATTGAACCACACTTTGAAGTGACATGCCAACAACAGTAAAGAGAGCCACCACAAGAGGCATGCAAGGATCTTCAGCTTCCCAGACAATCATTCCAACCAAGAGTGATAATATTGCACTAAAAAGTGTCTGTGAAAGTGCAACCTCTTTTCGTTGTTCGATAACAGTGTCAACTTCCAAATTTTGAACACTGGGTGTAAATACTTCCACGGATCCGCTTGGTGCAGGGCCAGCTTTTAAGAAATTGATCATTTCAGTAGTACTCTTGCTCTTACCTTCCCATACTTCTCTGTTCATCATCAGCTCCTGGAAGGAGATGCCACTCCCTTTATAATTGGAAACCCATGATGCAATACTGTAGGGAATGACATGATTATCATCAACGGTATTCAGACTTTTGTCTTTATTTGTCGCATCATGACCTCTATAACTGCATGCCGCTTTACCTTGAACTTCTTTCAGCTGAAGGTTTTCATCCTTTAAATCCTGCAACTGGTAGGGTGGATAATAGTCTCAG
The Gossypium raimondii isolate GPD5lz chromosome 8, ASM2569854v1, whole genome shotgun sequence DNA segment above includes these coding regions:
- the LOC105791819 gene encoding uncharacterized protein LOC105791819, coding for MAGFIMLFPKMVKAVVSFHVNMFWKAVLWTVAIASLPVRVLTALQRERMLEQHLHEIQFELETLVWDRKELEDHLQAAVRESRIMESMLIELEGEHDKAIARIELLEGELQDLKDENLQLKEVQGKAACSYRGHDATNKDKSLNTVDDNHVIPYSIASWVSNYKGSGISFQELMMNREVWEGKSKSTTEMINFLKAGPAPSGSVEVFTPSVQNLEVDTVIEQRKEVALSQTLFSAILSLLVGMIVWEAEDPCMPLVVALFTVVGMSLQSVVQFFFSIKNKPASDAVALLSFNWFIVGTLSYPALPKVTRMLAPLTLSLVDRLASWLGISFN